The nucleotide sequence CAACGGTGATTTCAAAGTTGCCATGTCCCGAAGGTCCACGGCTTGGTCGCTCCAAACATCCTTGACGAGGACCTTTTCTATGCCTTCCACTTTGTTTTCTCCCTTGGACAAGAAATCCACAACATGGGTGATTCTGTGCTCATCCGTCGCATAACATCTTATAAATTTGGAAGAGTCTCCGTAAACTGAAGTAAATATTGTGATGAGGAACATTGTCGGGCTCATGGCACCTCCGTAGAGGTTCTTAGCACGTGAGCAGGCTCATTCAATGAGAGATCACCCTATGGCCTAATTTGACGACCCGGCAGATGGAGAGAGTTGTCTTGCAATGTCAAAGTTTGGGGTGGCTGAGTCGTCAAAAAAGTCGGCATTTTCTACAACAGATATTAGTTGTTGATTTGAAAATTTTAATGGTTCCTAGTTTTAAGATTACTTACTTCGGTCGACGGGCGTACTTTTATTTATCTTAACTTAGGAGTGTCTATGAACCATTTATTAAAAGTCTTATTTGTTATGATTCTACATTTCCCTTTATTCGCCTCGGCGACGACAGCGTCGGCGGTTGAAAAAATGGCGGACTTCTTTACACGAATTGATCAAGAGGGTGAACTGGTAGATCAAAATTACTTCATTTCTTTTTCAAGTTTAAGTCCATCTGAGGAAATGCCAGGTAAGGACCAATGTTTTGAGAAAGTGAATTCGTCGGAAGTCGTTGATTTGGTGGAGGCTTATGCCATTAGCGCGATCGAAGTTCTCTATGGAGATACGGAGAAATTTTCCCCCTTTAAAGATGAGCTGACTTTGCGCTTGCAAGAGCTTGGAGATCTCCTTAAGAACAAAGAGATTCAAATGTGCACAGAGACATCTACGCCGAGCTACTCTGACGGCCATACGACCCACGTCGTTAGAATCGATGGGCAATTGAGTTTTATCTTTGAAGAAGGATACCCTGATTAAGCTGAATGTAATTTTGGCAAGTGCGGGAATTAATTCTGCGTATCGAGGGGCAGATCTTTAAAATGACGATCAAGTTAATATTAGTTTCGATGGCTACTTTGTTGAGTAGCTGTGTCTCCGTGCGGCCTACGAGCCACGGTCACACCCCCGAGAAAGTTGTGTCCCGAGGCCTGCCGCCATGCTTGCAAGGGTACACCGAGCAGCAATGCTCTGTCTTTCGCGATACGAATCGAGCGCGTATGGCTCATGGACTTCCACCCCTCCGAGGCTCCGTGAGCTGTAGCTACCTGGCACAGGATCACTCCAAGGACATGGCTCGCGAGCAGAAGTTGTCTCATGACAGCCCCCAGTTTGGAAATTTTGGTCGCAGAGCGAAGGCGTATCAATTACCGGGAACCTGGGGAGCTGAGAATGTGGCGTGGTCATCCGCGGGGAACAGTTACTACAAACAGGTAGTTGCCGGTTGGATGGATTCCCCAGGTCATCGCGCCAATATCTTAAGTCCGAACGCTACGGCGATCGGCATAGGTATCTTTAATGGCTACTTTGCTCAGTGCTTTACTAATGAATAGTTTTATTTGAGGTGGCGATACAGCTCGAGGCCGACCCAGGCGTCGGTGGCGGCGTAGAGCATTTGTTCGTCGGTGAGGAATTGGCGCTCCCAGTTCGTCATCTTTGGACCCTTGTAAAGGGTTGCTCCGAGGACTTCTTCCGTCATTTTTTTTAATCCCAAATGCTTTAGGCCTTTTTGTTTACCAATGCTTTGGATGTCGATAAAACCTTTGGGACTGAAGGGGAAGATTCT is from Bdellovibrionales bacterium and encodes:
- a CDS encoding CAP domain-containing protein encodes the protein MTIKLILVSMATLLSSCVSVRPTSHGHTPEKVVSRGLPPCLQGYTEQQCSVFRDTNRARMAHGLPPLRGSVSCSYLAQDHSKDMAREQKLSHDSPQFGNFGRRAKAYQLPGTWGAENVAWSSAGNSYYKQVVAGWMDSPGHRANILSPNATAIGIGIFNGYFAQCFTNE